Genomic segment of Archaeoglobus neptunius:
GTGCTGTCTACCTACGCCCTTCTTTCTGCCATCTATACTTACGTTCTTCTCATGCCAGGAATAGCGGAGAGGGGAATTCTTGGATTTGGGGTGGGAGGTAATGTTGAGGATCTGAAAGCAAGGTCTGAGAGATATGCGAAAATCCTTGCTCCAATCGCCCTGCCATTCGCAATTCTCATACATACCGTTACAGCATGGGTTCTCGCAACCCAGCTCTCCCGTGCCTGGTGGTATGGTGGTCTGCTTGCACCGACTTTTATAGCTGCAGCCATCGCTACGGGTCCTGCTGTTGTAATACTTGCCAGCCTCCTCGTACACGGGTATCCGGATAGGCTAAAAAATGCATACGGATTGCTTGCAAAAATATCCGCAGCATCCTCAGCAGCTCTGCTTTTCATGTACTACAACGACTTTGTAGTGAGATACTGGTGGGGAAAGGGACTTGATTTCGATGCACTGGCAATTGTTTTCAGAGACTACATTTACATACACTTTCTCGAAGTGTTTTTCATCATACTCTCCATTGTGCTGCTAGCAAAAGCCAGAAGTGCTGCAAGACTTGTGGCCGGAAGCCTGTCGGTGAACATGGGAGTCCTCTTCCACAGATACCTTCTTATGCCACCATCATACAACGTTATGCCCTTCCAGATAGAGGGCTGGTCTTATCCGATAGCTGTCGGTGAGCTGAGGGGCTCGCTGATGAACCCGCTTCCTGTGTTTGTTGACCACT
This window contains:
- the nrfD gene encoding NrfD/PsrC family molybdoenzyme membrane anchor subunit; its protein translation is MRKIVFAVLIVIAIAGIAAWIYQLQTGLIVTNMRNPFSWGLYIAMWAFFVGTAAGGLVVSSAIYIFGAKEFKPIAPVASTTAFIFAVGAMVMILPDLGRVDRIFNMFLYPNFQSMLPWDLVVLSTYALLSAIYTYVLLMPGIAERGILGFGVGGNVEDLKARSERYAKILAPIALPFAILIHTVTAWVLATQLSRAWWYGGLLAPTFIAAAIATGPAVVILASLLVHGYPDRLKNAYGLLAKISAASSAALLFMYYNDFVVRYWWGKGLDFDALAIVFRDYIYIHFLEVFFIILSIVLLAKARSAARLVAGSLSVNMGVLFHRYLLMPPSYNVMPFQIEGWSYPIAVGELRGSLMNPLPVFVDHWAYSPSPVEITIAAGITAILVLTLMLLLRILPVDVEI